DNA sequence from the Dunckerocampus dactyliophorus isolate RoL2022-P2 chromosome 4, RoL_Ddac_1.1, whole genome shotgun sequence genome:
GTTTGTTGGGGTCTGTTTAGTTCGCCTCGTTCTTTGAAGCCTCGTCAAAGTTCTCGACAAGATCTGAAATATATGCGAGAGTAGTTAGAATGGGTTGTTTGTAATTGTGGTGTAAATCACAGGATGCCTTTGCTCACCAGGAACTTCATCATCGTCCTCTTCTGCAGCAACCATGGGGACTTTGCTGTCCCCGCCTAGAAAAGAACACAAACATTGCGAATGAGAGGTGAACAAGACAACTCCAACGCATACAAAGGGTGGGTTCAAACTAGGGATGAGCGttgtagacgagtatccgttatggataatgcatttttgcagagtacaaGCCTGAAaggagtacagctcgtcattatccgtaatcgtgatgacggaaaatcctcattatgtattcattcttcacgctctgtgaatGGCCAGTCACACAAAGCGACCGGCCCTCCCTAAGCATAAACGCAAATGAATAGCAACGTAACATCTCAGCTATCAGCAGtacactaaacacattgaaatagcatgctaaccaTATAATAAATTGGTGGCGATGCTGACGAGGCTAACTTTGCTCAGCAGTTAGTGACCAGCTCGGTGGCTTGATGCTTAAGGCACACAACACATAATATCACTGTGCAAACAGCGTGTAGCATTGAATGAATGACAAATAACCAGGTTTCTCACATTTGTAGACGCACAAAgttagttgaacatcaaaaacaaggtccaTGTTACGACAACAACTCTCAAAGCTCCGCGGCTGCACTGGTGCATTCATGTCCCCACCTCGCGTCGTAATTGATAGCTACGTTTACCCGCGGGCACCTTGTTGGTGATCCGATTTAGACTagacatacatgcataataaggacgttcttgtgatgttcggagcGTCCGTGAATGCGTCTCGCGGCCTGTCtagtgacaacgaggaagtgtcattgcaatgacgaatggacaaGAGACGTTTATTTAGAGTTGGAAAcacatatatggtgtttgaactgcactgctgttgatgtgttcaggtcagaataaagttataaaagagtgtcagtCTCTGTGAAGTGCTAcactgggccgctgtctgtcgtcataacagagagcagtggcttgccatgatgtgtatGCGTTAAATACGCTAGAAATAAATTACACAGTACATATAGctaaacaataaacaataaaaatagcaactTTTGATCAATTAATGTCAATTtcaaacttaaaataatgtaccgatttaagccctaCACATTTCAGGTTGAACCACGGCCACTCGCGGTCTATGCCTcgcccattccgagtacagatccagatacagatagtggtgtactcgctaaACCCTAGTTCAAACTGTTGTTCCTACTTGGCTTGGGCAGTGTCTCCGCTAATCTCCTTAGGCTGGTCAGACTGTCCGCTCCGAGCTGGTTTAGGATACCCGGGAGCATCTCTGTGAGCGGTTTGTTCTCAGCGTGGCCAGTGATGGTGAAGGTGTTGGCAGCCAGGGACGCCTGCACCTTTGGGTTGTTGAAGTGGATCACTGTACCCTGGTTTGTGAACATATTCACCTATAGAAACAGACACATGGGCGGAGAAGAGGATCTTGATTTTATGAGGGACCAATGCCTCGTAAttgtgcaaaaaataaaaaataaaaaagttcacTTTCAAGAACATTTCAAGTCCCTCCAAGATCTGTTTTCAAGCTATTTCAGGGCCTCTGGCTGTGATCAATAACATCCAATGGAACTCTTTGGTTTGcaaacattttctggttagtgtacaatatggcgcaagtgtcttgtgttattaatacattacGTGAAGCCAAGTGTCTTCTTATTAGCTTGCTACTAAGAAGACAGCTCTGTTGCCCTTCGATGGTGTAATCCGTGGTTGGCGTGGTTGTAGTTCTTTACTACCCAACAGTTACTCCACAAGTCTCAAAACTGTTGACACAGTGTACACTActttggtgcgttcaaggaccgctgggAAACACTCGGCGaaatatgaaacaaaacaacataaaaatgcaaaaacgttgggcttttaacaatatattatttTCCAACAAAATAATAGCCTTTATTTCCAAATTGATATACATTTTCTATTATTCAATGTAATTAgttacaaaacttttttttccttttttttttaaatcattgcttTGGAAAGTTCGGTGTGGTTTGGCTCCTTCCTCGGACCGGTACCAGATGTTTGAACTCAACATACAACgatgataataatgattaaGCTATTAGGTGTGATGACAGGCTAGTGCTTTCTGGTGCtacagtaaatattaaaaggaatAATAAATCATTGTCACAAAGAGTCACACGATGTGATTTCATTTTAAGGTGTAAATGATGCCATCAAAGAGGCCTTACAGAATCTAGGGGCAAAGTGTGCGTCAACACAAGATGTGTCCCGTgcttttatctggtcacacgTGCAATTCCCAacagcagacaggcgattccggtgcattcTTATCATATTAAAGCGCAGTtcgacatttttatgatattattagggatgttggatattggctttttttgcagataaccgatatgctgatattgtccaaatctcaatttccgattccgatatcaaccgatactgaacattgttgtaaagtaacaatactctttaATGAGTACAGTTATTTTGTTGGCTGCTCCACCCATCTCTTGAGTAGATAactaatgtattacatattttatataacaatACATTTGTTAGAATACATTCTGGACGGCATAACGATCCAACATTGTTTAGAAAAGTAATCAATCAATTGAATTCatactaggaaataaaacattggatttaagcacagcaggctttatatggatatgtgttttttaagcacttttaatgataaagactcgataaacacaaaaaaattaagCCTGTGTCGTCATCGTCTTCCGTAtatggtggtcatgggagttttATTGGACCTGttgatttgctttttcttcttttggtcagttgaatcgcttcattcagtattcatatttaactcatctgtccttatttgaaactccttttaagtgacatttatggggacaatatgcaaagtaaggatgtTTTGTACGCCTGGTAGGTTACGGTCGAGTAGCAGTGACGTTTAATGACGTCATTATCCagcggcgtgtccaggtcaaaacatacgTTTACGAATGCGGAAGCAATAAATGGCGCGTACTTGCCTGTGCCGGGGAGGACGgagaagagaggaaaggctAGAAAGCCGTAAATTTTGTTGACTGTTTATTCGTTTTGTCACACATTCACACTCGTGTTTGttatgtattcttcttttgcattaccacgtttccttacactgctgcaggccatctgccatcacttcacatgcaaagtatctgtttgctctcctggtttggtctcatcattatAAAAACTTATTATCATAAAGCCACCACACCAcggtatcctgttcagtgtctgtGTTAAGCGCGTCATAAAGACTGAGGACCCATCCCCACCCTCTCAGCGGCAAAAGGTAGGAGGAGGCCACGCTACTTGGTAGGAATTTGCATATTGTCactcaccttagggtgcaaagtgcaggtttggatttcactatttaaagtaaataattcatcacgtaaaaaaaaaaaaaatcatcacggcaagctataccaccctctggtCATCCCGcttttgtattacatttttaaaggttttttttgtaatcattgatcatttattcttaagtatgtcagcattattaataatttatacccgattcccttacaaaaaactaCGGgtatctaggaaacttcacctgtcCAGTATCCAGTTATTTATATCACAGTCACaccggttgaatttttggctataaagttactgaatcgatgcAAAGTTACCAAATAGTTTCGGATCgcatcgttctaaatgaaccaaaatcgttcttgaatcgtatcgaCAACCACGAATCCTGATACGAATCAAATTGGTATTAACACTCGAAAtcccaaggcagtcattttgactgttttcaaaatttgcaatgtcataacttggttaaaaaaaaacctatgtacccataggaccctgacttttcctaaatgtgtgtatattttattctaacattgttttatcattaaaatttcaaaacacaaaagagttgTGAGTATTATTAcctcgaatgaccatagcagtcaaattgactgcctgatttttacagggggtgtcatatttcactatttgctacattttttccgcccttcctcctgctctattggctgtttgttttttatgctctgtgatgctaaaacctagctgtagcgtcactctaaacccaagagagacaaaaatgacaagtagaaagaaggtgacagctatggaggctttagccttgcttcacagaaaatggttgcagttcgagtttgcatgtgtaattgcagagaagttatgttgtgtcaattcaatcaaacactcaatcactatagttttcatttagtgtcctgatgtgttttttacctattccaccaatttatttttagatctttttaatgattatccaaattatatacatagagtcaaaatgactgctatggtcattctagtagttgcagaattctggtagaccgaGTGTTAAAATAaaccgtgacacccctaatatacagtgtatatccattcatacaatatattacctaaaattgtttttaagtaaaaaaaacaaaaacaaaaacacattcatattctgattattatttttattttgttgtggtgCTGCGCCACAATAAATTACATATAGCGGAAACCCCATATTGGGCAGTTTTGCTTGACACTGTCAGAAAAGTATTCATTTAATAATGTGTATATTACTGTGGTTGTAGTGTACAACTGCAGTGCACCATACTGTGAGCAGTTTTGTTAGTTAAAAGGATTACAAAGACCTGCCTGGtgatgtcaacattttttgatgcAGCTTTTGTACTGGATCTCGTAAGATATAGCCGTACCTCCTCAATGCCCGAGATGTTGTTGACTCCCAGCTTCTTAAGGGAGAACTGCAGTTTCTTATCATCTGCTGTCGCTGTTCTGTGCACCACCTTCTTCTTTCTGCGGGCTGAGCCCTGCAATAACGACAATAACAACCCTGTTAACAGTCAATGGTTGAAAATTGCTGGACTTAAACAGGTAGCCCATCTCACCTTACCACCTATGCGGACTTGCGCCTGCAATTTGGCGAGCTTCTCCTGGTTCATTATGGACTCCTTCATCTAACGTGACAAACAGATGTTTGAAAAATATTAGTTCACTAAGGAAGTTTCATATATATCTAATAGTATTAAACTTGAATATATGGTATATAGTACAAGCTGCCTGGCAAAAGAAACGCTGTAAATAAAATGAACCGTCAACCATGAATCTCCCTCAAATCCCATCTTGGTGTGGAACAGCTGTGTTaaagtgttaaaaatagacgCAGACTCTAGGTTTTGAACCAAGACCTCCACCTTCAAAATCAGACTGTTGAGGCCTACCTTGGACTGCAGTTAAAGACATTCAACGTATTATTTGCACAATGCTGCACTGGTTTCCCATGGgagttgacattttgtaaacaaTGTGTCTGACTCCAGCAGTGGGACGGAAGATACTTATTAGCCACCCGAGCTAATAGGCTAGCTCAGGGCTTTTCAAAGAGATGTTAACATATATGGTGGTTTATTCTTCTTCTAAATAGTAATATTACGTAACTAATATTTAACACTGCACTGAACCAGGATCAGAACAAGTTTAATTACTTGGTAAAGTTTATAAAAAGGTGTACTAACCTGGGAGTGTATAATCACGCTGCTCGCACAGCCGATAGAAGCTCGGAGAAAGGAGGAAGAATCGGACGTGACGTATGAGGAACACTGAGTACCTGATGAGatagacattttttgtgtatatttaatttcatttcaaaTTAAGGGTataattcaaaaaataacaacgtTTCTATCACAATACGTACCATTTTAATTTGTACCATTCAAGACACGTACTTGCTGTAAAGTCACGCAACTTGCGTTGCATACCACTAATCACGTAATagtttatataaataaagtatgtacaagaaaaaacagaaagcaTTATCACCttgattttatttatacaaAATAATGAACAATAAAGTTACGTTACTCAAAAACGGAAGTAGTTCCTTATCCAACATGGCGGCCCCCTTGGCAGTTTGCGGCAACGTGATAACACGTTACGATGCCTAACTTTTGGTTTGCTTGTATAATCGACTTTAATATAACCTAATTTTGGATCACCTCATTTAACTAGCATATACCACCACTGGACCTTGTGTTTTTAATGGTGAGACTCATCAGACGGCGATTTAGTAGCGAATGCTAGCAGGCTAAAGTTTCGTGTGCTAACCCAGCACGTTGGCTCGAGTCTTGTAGCTTTATTTTGCAATCAGTAAAACTTATCGTATTGTTCTTTCAAGAGTTATGACAATAGTTTAAGGCATTTACTTATTCCTATGACATTTTTGCGATTGTACTGCAAGTTTCACGGTCTTCCTGTTTAATAGTTTTCTTCTCATCCCAAATAGAAATGGCCTCATTTAAACCTACAAAAATT
Encoded proteins:
- the LOC129179654 gene encoding transcription factor BTF3-like, whose product is MKESIMNQEKLAKLQAQVRIGGKGSARRKKKVVHRTATADDKKLQFSLKKLGVNNISGIEEVNMFTNQGTVIHFNNPKVQASLAANTFTITGHAENKPLTEMLPGILNQLGADSLTSLRRLAETLPKPSGDSKVPMVAAEEDDDEVPDLVENFDEASKNEAN